The genomic stretch CCCGCCAGACCCGCAACTCGGCCCGGCTGGGGCCGCGGAAGGTGTACAGCTCCAACCGGGTGCCCGGCGTGACGGTCAGGCTGCCGACCGCCACGCACCCGTACCGCTGGCAGAAGGCCGTGTTCTGGAACGCGGGGGGCGCGGCGAGGGCGGTGGGCAGCACGGCGAGGACCGTCAGGGCGGCGCGCACGGGAACCATGGGGATCGGGACAAGTCTGCCACAGCGGAGCGACGCTGGGTTGATCCTCAACATCGGGGGCCGGGCAGCCGCTACGGTGGGGCATGGGCAGGCTGTGGGGCAGGCGGGGACACGCGGCGGTGGACTACCTGACGGCACCCGCGCTGTTCGTCCTGGCGCGCCGCACCGGTCTGCGGGGCACGCCGCTGCGCTTGGCCGACACCTTCGCGGCGCTCATCCTGCTCGCCGTCACGACCACCCGCACGCCCCTGGGGGTGGTCCCCCTGGTGCCCTTCCGCTGGCATGGCCGGGCGGAACTCGTCAGCGTCCTCGTTCAGTACGCGCTGCCCTGGCTCGCGGGGTTCTCGGGCGAGCGCCGGGCCCGCGGCTTTTTCCTGGGCCTCGCCACCTACAACCTCCTGGTGTGGTGGGCGACCGACTGGGCCGCCCCGGAGCCAGCGCCGCGCCCTTCCCGTAAGGCTCGCTCAAGGCCGCGCTGAGAAAATGCCATAGCCGGGCGCCCCCGCCCCCTCCTACCCTGACCCCCATGAACACCCCAGCAAACGAGGTCCTGGGCCGCGCGTGGGACTTCCTGAAAAAGGCACACTGCGAGCTGAGGGAAAGTGATGTCCGGGTGCTGTCGGGAGACCGCCTGGAGTGCGTCGAGGTCCGCCGGGCCGGTGTCCCCATCGCCAAGGGCTGCGGCCCGGACTTCGAGAAGGCCGCCACGCTCGCCTTTCTCGCGGCGGCGCAGCAGGTGCGGGACGAGGGCAACTGACCCGGCCCTCAGGCCCCCCGCGCCGCCCGCAGCAGTTCCCCACCCGCCACCAGGTCGCGCAGCCGCAGCAGGTCCGGGCGGTAGTAACGGTCCCCCTCCAGCGGGGCCACCTCCCGCCGAATCCGCTCGTGGGCCGCCCTCACCCCCCGCCCCGCCGCGAGGGGCTGGAAGTCCAGCGCCTGCGCCGCGCACAGCAGCTCGATCGCCAGCACCGTCCGGGCGTGTTCCACGATCTGCCGCAGTTGCCGCGCCCCGTGCGCGCCCATCGAGACGTGGTCCTCCTGGTTGGCGGAGGTGGGGATCGAGTCCACGCTCGCGGGGTGGGCCAGCACCTTGTTCTCGCTCACCAGGGCGGCGGCGGTGTACTGCGCGATCATCAGCCCGCTGCTGAGCCCCCCCTGGGTCGTCAGGAACCCCGGCAGCCCCGAGAGCGCCGGGTTGAGCAGTTGCTCGGTGCGCCGCTCGGAGATCGAGGCGAGTTCGGCGACCGCGACCTTGAGCGCGTCGGCAGTCAGCGCGAGCGGCTGCCCGTGGAAATTCCCGCCCGAGATCACCTCGCCCCCCGCCGGGTGAGCACTGTCGGGGAAGATCAGCGGATTGTCCGTCACCGAGGCGAACTCGACCTCCAGCACCCGCGCGGCCTGCGTCAGCGCGTCGAGCGTCGCCCCGTGAACCTGCGGCACCGCGCGCAGGCTGTAGGCGTCCTGCACCCGCCCGCAGTTCGCGTGCGCCGGGGCGATGGCCGACTCCCGCAGGAACGCCCGCAAGTCGGCGGCCACCTCCAGCGCCCCGGGGTGGGGCCGCAGCCGCACCACGCCCTCCGAGAAGGGCCGGTGGCTCCCCGACAGCGCCTCCACCGTCATCGCGGCGGCGAGGTTGGCCGTCCCCAGCAGCGTGCGGGCGTCGTGCAGCGCGAGCGCGAGCAGGCTCCCCATGAGCTGCGTCCCGTTGATCAGGGCCAGCCCCTCCTTCGCCTCCAGCACGAGCGGCGCGAGGCCCAGCTCAGCAAGCACGTCGGCGGCGGCCCGCACCTCACCCCGGTACTCCAGCTCGCCCAGCCCGATCAGCGCCAGGGCGAGGTGGGCCAGCGGCGCGAGGTCCCCCGACGCCCCCACGCTCCCCTGGGCGGGCACGACCGGATGCGCCCCCGCGTTCAGCAGCGCGAGCAGGAGTTCGACGACTTCTGGCCGCACCCCCGAGTGCCCCAGGGCGAGCGACTGCGCCCGCAGCAGCAGCATCCCGCGCACGACCTCCCCGGGCAGGGGATCGCCCACCCCGACCGCGTGCGACACGATCAGGTTGTGCTGAAGCTGCCGCAGGTCCCCCCGCGCGACCCGGACGGTGGCGAACTTGCCGAACCCCGTGTTCACCCCGTACACGGCCTCGGGGCCGTCCACGATCCGCTCGATAACCTCCCGTGCTCGCCCGATCCGTTCCCGCGCCGCGCCGGGGAGCGTCACCTCCTCCCCGCCGCGCACCACCCGGATAAAATCCCCCAGCGTCAGTTGCCGATCCAGAATCACAGCGTCGTCTCCTTGATGTGTTGCCCCCCCACGACCACGTCGCGGACAGGATTCTCCCCCAGCGTGTAGACCAGGTCGCGCCAGTCGGCCGAGTGCAGGGCCAGAAAATCCGCCCGCGCCCCCGGCACCAGGGCCCCCCGGTCCCTCAATCCCAGCGCGGCGGCGGCGTTCACCGTGCCCGCCGTCAACGCCTCGGCCGGGGTCAGGCCGCACAGCCGCACCGCGAGCGCCAGGGCCAGCGCCGCGCTGAAGAGGGGCGAACTCCCCGGGTTGAGGTCCGTGCCGACCGCCACACACGCGCCCGCGTCCACCAGTCTCCGGGCGGGCGCGGCGGGCAGCCCCAGGTGCAGCGTCACCCCGGGGAGGACGGTCGCCACCGTGTTCGAGGCCGCCAGCGCCGCGACCTGCCCCTCCCCGCTCGCCTCCAGGTGGTCCACGCTCAGCGCCCCGAGTTCGCAGGCGAGTTCCACCCCGCCGAGCGCGTGGAACTGGTCGGCGTGGAGCTTGACGCCCAACCCGCGCGCCCGCGCCGCCATCAGGATGGCTCGCGTCTCCTCCACCGTGAACGCCTCGCGCTCGCAGAACACATCCACGGCGGTGGCGAGGCCCCGCGCGGTGACGGCGGGAATCAGCTCCTCGCACACGCCGCGCACGTACTCTTCCCGGCCTTCAGTGGGCGGGACGTGGATCAGCAGCGTGGGAGCGAGGGTGCCCGGAAAGGTCGCCTCCAACTCCCGCACTGCTTCCAGCATCCGCACCTCGGCCCCGAAGTCCAGCCCGTACCCGCTCTTGACCTCGGCGGTGGTCGCGCCGGAGCGGAGAAGGGCTTCCAGCCGGGGCCGGGCGAGGTGGACGAGTTCCCCCACCGAAGCGGCAGCCGTCGCCCGCATCGTCGAGCGGATGCCGCCGCCACGGGCCAGAATCTCCTCGTACGGCACCCCCGCCAGCCGCGCCTCGAAGTCGGCCAGACGGTCCCCGGCCCAGATCGCGTGCGTGTGCGGGTCTATCAGGCCGGGAACCACGGCCACGCCGCCGAGGTCGTGGGTCTGGCTGACCTTCGGAGCGTCCTTCTCCGCTCCCACCCACGCGATCACCCCATCCCGCACGAGGAGCGCCGCGTTCTCCAGCCTCGCCAGCTCCCGCATGGCCGCGCCGCGCTGCGGGCCGGGCGCCGGGGTCACGAGCTGGGCAATCCCCGTGAACAGCGTCTCAGCCATCCAGCGCCTCCGCCAGCGTCTCCAGGATCAGCCGCGCCCCGATGAGCGAACTGCGGCCCGAGGGGTCGAGGTTGGGGGCGAGTTCCACCAGGTCCATCCCGACCAGGTGATGCCGCCGCACGACCTCCCGGATCACCCTCATCGCCAGCCCGTACGTGAAGCCGTCCGGCTCGGGGCTGCTCGTGCCCGGGAGCACGGCGGGGTCGAAGGCGTCGGCGTCCACGCTGAGGTAGACCGGGCGGCCCTCAGGAAGCGCCCCGATCACGTCCCGGAACAGGTCCTCCACCTCCTCCATGGGCACGAGCGTGTGGCCGCGTTCCCCCGCCGCCGCCACCGCCTCGGGGTCGAAGCGCAGCCCACGCAGCCCCAGGGTCGTGATGTGGACGAGGTTGGGAAGGTCCTCCACCGCCCGCCGGAAGGGGCTGGAGTTGCTGTAGCGCGTGTCATTCCGCACGTCGGTGAAGTCCAGGTGCGCGTCGAGCTGGATGATATGCAGATCCGGTACATCATGAAAAGCGCGCAGCAGCGGATAGGTGACGCTGTGATCCCCACCCAGAAAGACGGGGAGGCGGGAGCGCGACCGGACCTGCCCCGCCGCCTGGGTGATCCGCTCCCGCGCCAGTTCCGGTTCCAGACTGGGCAGCACCACGTCCCCCGCGTCGGCGAGGGTTACGCCTGCCAGCCGGGTCCGGCCCGAGAGGTCGGTGAAGGGTGGGACGTAGCGCAGGCTGGCTTCCCGCAGGGCTCGCGGCGCGTACCTGGCCCCGGGCCGGAACCCCAGCGCAATGTCGAAGGGAATCCCCAACACCGCCACGTCCGCGCTCCATTCTCCCCCGGGCTCGACGACGGGGGCCCGGGCGAAGGAGGCGATGCCGCTGTAAGGGAGGTGGGAGGGTTGACTCATCGCCGGTCCGTGACCCCCAGGCTCGGCAGGTCCAGCCCCCGCTCCCGCGCCACGCCCAGCGCCCGCTCGTACCCCGCGTCCGCATGCCGGATCACGCCCATCCCGGGGTCGTTCGTCAGGCAGCGGCTGAGCCGCAGGGCCGCGTCCGGCGTCCCGTCCGCGACCGCCACCAGCCCCGAGTGCTGCGAGAAGCCCAGCCCCACCCCGCCCCCGTGGTGGAAGCTCATCCACGCCGCGCCGCTGGCGATCCCCACCCCAAAGTTGAGCAGCGGCCAATCTGACACCGCGTCCGAGCCGTCCGCCATCGCCTCCGTCTCCCGGTAGGGGCTGGCGACGCTCCCCGCGTCGAGGTGGTCGCGCCCGATCACGACCGGGGCCTTCAGCCGCCCGTCCGCCACCATCTCGTTGAACAGCAGGGCGGCTTGGTCGCGCTCCTTGTACCCCAGCCAGCAGATGCGCGCGGGCAGGCCCTGGAAGGTGATCTGGTCGGCGGCGTAGGTGAGCCAGGCTTGCAGCCGGGTATCTTCTGGAAACAACTCCAGCAGCGCCCGGTCGGTCGCCCGGATATCCCCCGGGTCACCCGAGAGCGCCACCCAGCGAAAAGGGCCCCGCCCCTCGCAGAACGAGTCGCGGATGAAGGCGGGCACGAAGCCGGGGTAGTCGAAGGCGTCCTCCACCCCCGCCTCGCGCGCCCGGTGCCGCAGGTTGTTCCCGTAGTCGAAGGCGACCGCGCCCCGCCGCTGGAGTTCCAGAATCGCCCGCACGTGCGCCGCCATCGCCGCGTAGGCCCGCTCGCGGTAGAGCGCGGGTTGCTCCGAGCGCAGCGTGTCCGCGTCCTCGTCCGGCTTCAGGACCGGGATATAGCCCCACATCGGGTCGTGCGCGCTCGTCTGGTCGGTCACGAGGTCGGGCGTGTAGCCGATCTCCACCAGCCGGGGCAGAAGCTCGGCGGCGTTGCCGAGGAGCCCGATGGACCGGGCCACCCCCTCCGCCTTGTACCGCTCGGCCCGTCCGATAGCGTCCTCCAGCCCCTGGGCCACCTCGTCCAGGTACCGCGTTTCCAGGCGGCGCCCTATCCGGTGCGGGTCGATCTCGATATTGATGCTCACCCCGCCCGCCAGCTTCACGGCGAGGGGCTGCGCGCCGCCCATCCCGCCCAGGCCCGCCGTGACCGTGACCGTCCCCTTCAGGCTGCCGCCGAAATGCTTGTTCGCCGCCCCCGCGAAGGTCTCGTAGGTCCCCTGGAGGATGCCCTGGGTGCCGATGTAGATCCAGCTCCCGGCGGTCATCTGGCCGTACATCATGAGCCCGGCGGCGTCCAGGCGGTCGAATTCCTCCCAGGTCGCCCAGTTCGGCACGAGGTTGGAGTTGGCGAGGAGCACCCGCGGCGCCCACTCGTGGGTTCGCAGCACCGCGACCGGCTTGCCCGACTGGATCAGCAGCGTCTCGTCGTTCTCCAGCCGGTCGAGCGTCTCCACGATGCGGTGAAAGGCTGCCCAGTTCCGCGCCGCCTTGCCCCGCCCGCCGTACACGATGAGTTCGGCGGGGTTCTCGGCCACCTCGGGGTCGAGGTTGTTCATCAGCATCCGCTTGGCGGCCTCCTGAATCCAGCCCTTGGCGGTGCGTTGGGGGCCTCGGGGAGCGCGGATCACGGGGGGAGCAGTGGGTTCGGTCATGGAGGTGTCCTTTCGGGAGGGGCGGGAGATGTGGCCCATCGTCCCCCCGGGCCGCCCCGCCCACAAGCCGACTTTCCGGTATCCCCGGAAAAGACGCTACCCTCGCCCCATGCCCCGCACCCTCAGCACCGTGGACGGCGCCGTGCGCGTCCTGGAGGCCTTCGACGCCGACCACACGGAATGGACGCTCAGCGACCTGGCGCGGCACCTGGGGCAGCCCACCTCCACCCTGCACGAGCACCTGACCACCCTGATGGCCTCCGGGCTGCTGACCCGGGTGGGGCGGGGGCGCTTCCGGCTGGGGTGGCGGCTGCTCAAGCTCTCCAGCGCCCTGTACGGCAGCGTGCCCTGGTACGCCGCCGCCCACGACGCGATGACGGCCCTGGCGCGCGGCACCCACCTCCTCGCCTTTGTCTGCGTGCTGGAGGATGGGGACACGCCCCGGGTCCTGTGCGTCGCCCGCTCGGTGCAGGGCCGTGACGGTCCCCCGGTCGTCGGCGAGACGCAATTCGAGCTGCCCGCCCACGCGACCGCGAGCGGGAAACTGCTCCTCGCGCTCAGTGGTTTGCCCCTGCCGGCGGGAGGCGCGCCCTTCACCCCCCACACCCTGACTGGCCCGGCAGCGTGGCAGGCCGAGGCGGCGACCATCCGCGCTGCCCGCTTCGCCCTGAGCCGCGACGAGTGGGCTCCCGGCACGAGCGGCCTGGCGGTGCCCCTGCTCGGCCCGGGGGGGGAAGTGCTCGCCGCCCTGGGCGTAAGCTTTCCTACCGGACGCCTGCGGGAGCGCGAGACCCTCCTGCGCCGCCTGCGCGACGCGGCGGACGGGGCGACCTGGGCGCTGGGCTACCGCCCGCCGTCCTGACCCGCCGCCCTACCCCGTCCGGGTGAGCTGCCGGACCGCCGCGTCGTAGCCCTTGGGGTAGACCGGGAAGAGTTGGCGGCCCTGGGCGTTCCACAGGGCGTCGAAGCTGCGGTAGCTCAGGTAGGCCAGCGGGCCCACCATGCTGTCACTCACCCAGAACACCCCGGCCTGGTCGTCGTAGCCGCGCACCACCCGGAAGTGGGGGATGTGCCCGGGGCGGTCGTACCATTGCAGGACGATCACCGGAATACCCAGCGCGAGCAGCCGTTTGACCTGCGAGAGCCGCCCCCCGCGGATGGTGAGGGTCCTGAGCCCGAACTTCGCCAGCTCCGGCGCGATGGCGCTGATCTGCATGTAGCCGCCGCCGGGCCGGGCGGTGCGCTGAATCACGTCCTGGCCGATCTTCACCCGGTAGAAGCCCAGGACCGCCGAGAGGGCGCTCGGCCCGCAGTTGTTGTAGGTCTGGAAGTCGAACGCCAGCCCCCGCAGGTAGGTCCGCACCGGCAGCGCGTCCCCGATGGGCGAGGCCGTCAGCGGAAACCAGCCGATGAAGCTGGCGACGGTCGGTGCCGGGGGCACGCCCCACACGACCGGCCCGGCGACCTGGCTGGGGTCCGGCCGGGGCAGGGGGGCCGCGGGCTGCGGTTTACCCCGGGTGGGCGCCGCCGGCGCAGGCGTGTTCGGGGCCGGTGCTGCCCGGGCCGAGTTCGCGCCGGGCAGCCGCAGAACCTGCCCCGGCCGCAGCGCCGTTCCCGTCAGGCCGTTGAGCCTCACCAGTTGCTGGACACTCGTTCCGGCACGCCGGGCCAGGCTGTACAGGGTGTCACCCGCGCGGACGGTGTAGGTGCCCGGTCCCGCCTGGGCCGCGCCGCCCAGCGCGAGAAGGACCAGCAGGGCGCCCGCCGCGCGGCGGGCCATCCCGGAGGCGCCCCGAGGGTCGAGTGGTTCACCGTTCATGCCTGCCCACCTTACGTCAGGGCAGGGGCTGCACACCACCCCGTGGCCCAGGCACGCCGTTTTCAGGCGCCGCGGCCCTCCCCTACTCCCGGAAGCTCCCCACTCAAGTAATTAATACAACTGGGATAATGGGAAACCTGGCCGACCGTCATCCTCGTGATTAACGTGGGTAATCTCCAGTCCCGGGTAGCGTGGGTACAGGCTCTTTTGAGTTCCCGGCAAGCGGCACTGGCTTTGTCAGGTAGATTCCCCCAGATCAAAAGCCCCTGGAGACCCGGGTCACTCCAGGTCAGAGTGCCCCAACGGAAATTTTGAAACCGTTCGGATGCCCTGGCTCCTGCCGGACGAGTCTTCCCGAACCGCCCGGAAACCCTATTAACCGCTCCGGCAGCGCAAGCGGGCGCTCCCGCATCCCCTGTTGAACCTGGTCGGCAAGCAGTGATCCGGCCAAAGTTCTCCTGAGACGAGGGGGGAATGAAGGAAGGGCAGAGATCTTGTATTAATTTATGGACCTTGGATCAAGTGGGGCAGCGACGTGTACTCCTATCAGCCGCAGGCCCGCGCGCTGGCCCACATGGTGCTCGCCAGCCTGGTGGGGGGCAGCTCCCCGAGGTGGGGAACGACGGGGTCCACTATCAGAACCTGGCGCTCGCCCGGCCCACCACACAACCCAGCATCCTGATCGAGACGGCCTTCCTGACCGACAAGGGGAACCTGCGGCTCTTGATGAGTGCGGCGGGGCGGGAACGCTTCGCGCAGGCGATTGCGCTGGGGATCGAACGCTTCTACCGCGACGCGGCGCTGGGCCGGGCCGGACGGTAGGCCAGACAGGCAG from Deinococcus aerius encodes the following:
- the hutI gene encoding imidazolonepropionase, which codes for MAETLFTGIAQLVTPAPGPQRGAAMRELARLENAALLVRDGVIAWVGAEKDAPKVSQTHDLGGVAVVPGLIDPHTHAIWAGDRLADFEARLAGVPYEEILARGGGIRSTMRATAAASVGELVHLARPRLEALLRSGATTAEVKSGYGLDFGAEVRMLEAVRELEATFPGTLAPTLLIHVPPTEGREEYVRGVCEELIPAVTARGLATAVDVFCEREAFTVEETRAILMAARARGLGVKLHADQFHALGGVELACELGALSVDHLEASGEGQVAALAASNTVATVLPGVTLHLGLPAAPARRLVDAGACVAVGTDLNPGSSPLFSAALALALAVRLCGLTPAEALTAGTVNAAAALGLRDRGALVPGARADFLALHSADWRDLVYTLGENPVRDVVVGGQHIKETTL
- the hutU gene encoding urocanate hydratase, with product MTEPTAPPVIRAPRGPQRTAKGWIQEAAKRMLMNNLDPEVAENPAELIVYGGRGKAARNWAAFHRIVETLDRLENDETLLIQSGKPVAVLRTHEWAPRVLLANSNLVPNWATWEEFDRLDAAGLMMYGQMTAGSWIYIGTQGILQGTYETFAGAANKHFGGSLKGTVTVTAGLGGMGGAQPLAVKLAGGVSINIEIDPHRIGRRLETRYLDEVAQGLEDAIGRAERYKAEGVARSIGLLGNAAELLPRLVEIGYTPDLVTDQTSAHDPMWGYIPVLKPDEDADTLRSEQPALYRERAYAAMAAHVRAILELQRRGAVAFDYGNNLRHRAREAGVEDAFDYPGFVPAFIRDSFCEGRGPFRWVALSGDPGDIRATDRALLELFPEDTRLQAWLTYAADQITFQGLPARICWLGYKERDQAALLFNEMVADGRLKAPVVIGRDHLDAGSVASPYRETEAMADGSDAVSDWPLLNFGVGIASGAAWMSFHHGGGVGLGFSQHSGLVAVADGTPDAALRLSRCLTNDPGMGVIRHADAGYERALGVARERGLDLPSLGVTDRR
- a CDS encoding N-acetylmuramoyl-L-alanine amidase family protein, whose translation is MGNDGVHYQNLALARPTTQPSILIETAFLTDKGNLRLLMSAAGRERFAQAIALGIERFYRDAALGRAGR
- a CDS encoding LysM peptidoglycan-binding domain-containing protein, with protein sequence MNGEPLDPRGASGMARRAAGALLVLLALGGAAQAGPGTYTVRAGDTLYSLARRAGTSVQQLVRLNGLTGTALRPGQVLRLPGANSARAAPAPNTPAPAAPTRGKPQPAAPLPRPDPSQVAGPVVWGVPPAPTVASFIGWFPLTASPIGDALPVRTYLRGLAFDFQTYNNCGPSALSAVLGFYRVKIGQDVIQRTARPGGGYMQISAIAPELAKFGLRTLTIRGGRLSQVKRLLALGIPVIVLQWYDRPGHIPHFRVVRGYDDQAGVFWVSDSMVGPLAYLSYRSFDALWNAQGRQLFPVYPKGYDAAVRQLTRTG
- a CDS encoding IclR family transcriptional regulator; protein product: MPRTLSTVDGAVRVLEAFDADHTEWTLSDLARHLGQPTSTLHEHLTTLMASGLLTRVGRGRFRLGWRLLKLSSALYGSVPWYAAAHDAMTALARGTHLLAFVCVLEDGDTPRVLCVARSVQGRDGPPVVGETQFELPAHATASGKLLLALSGLPLPAGGAPFTPHTLTGPAAWQAEAATIRAARFALSRDEWAPGTSGLAVPLLGPGGEVLAALGVSFPTGRLRERETLLRRLRDAADGATWALGYRPPS
- a CDS encoding arginase family protein, with the protein product MSQPSHLPYSGIASFARAPVVEPGGEWSADVAVLGIPFDIALGFRPGARYAPRALREASLRYVPPFTDLSGRTRLAGVTLADAGDVVLPSLEPELARERITQAAGQVRSRSRLPVFLGGDHSVTYPLLRAFHDVPDLHIIQLDAHLDFTDVRNDTRYSNSSPFRRAVEDLPNLVHITTLGLRGLRFDPEAVAAAGERGHTLVPMEEVEDLFRDVIGALPEGRPVYLSVDADAFDPAVLPGTSSPEPDGFTYGLAMRVIREVVRRHHLVGMDLVELAPNLDPSGRSSLIGARLILETLAEALDG
- the hutH gene encoding histidine ammonia-lyase, translated to MILDRQLTLGDFIRVVRGGEEVTLPGAARERIGRAREVIERIVDGPEAVYGVNTGFGKFATVRVARGDLRQLQHNLIVSHAVGVGDPLPGEVVRGMLLLRAQSLALGHSGVRPEVVELLLALLNAGAHPVVPAQGSVGASGDLAPLAHLALALIGLGELEYRGEVRAAADVLAELGLAPLVLEAKEGLALINGTQLMGSLLALALHDARTLLGTANLAAAMTVEALSGSHRPFSEGVVRLRPHPGALEVAADLRAFLRESAIAPAHANCGRVQDAYSLRAVPQVHGATLDALTQAARVLEVEFASVTDNPLIFPDSAHPAGGEVISGGNFHGQPLALTADALKVAVAELASISERRTEQLLNPALSGLPGFLTTQGGLSSGLMIAQYTAAALVSENKVLAHPASVDSIPTSANQEDHVSMGAHGARQLRQIVEHARTVLAIELLCAAQALDFQPLAAGRGVRAAHERIRREVAPLEGDRYYRPDLLRLRDLVAGGELLRAARGA